The following proteins are encoded in a genomic region of Canis lupus familiaris isolate Mischka breed German Shepherd chromosome 6, alternate assembly UU_Cfam_GSD_1.0, whole genome shotgun sequence:
- the LOC479795 gene encoding eukaryotic translation initiation factor 3 subunit C, with product MSRFFTTGSDSESESSLSGEELVTKPVGGNYGKQPLLLSEDEEDTKRVVRSAKDKRFEELTNLIRTIRNAMKIRDVTKCLEEFELLGKAYGKAKSIVDKEGVPRFYIRILADLEDYLNELWEDKEGKKKMNKNNAKALSTLRQKIRKYNRDFESHITNYKQNPEQSADEDAEKNEEDSEGSSDEDEDEDGVSAAAFLKKKSEAPSGESRKFLKKMEDDEEDSEDSEDDEDWDTGSTSSDSDSEEEEGKQTVLASRFLKKAPTTEEDKKAAEKKREDKAKKKHDRKSKRLDEEEEDNEGGEWERVRGGVPLVKEKPKMFAKGTEITHAVVIKKLNEILQARGKKGTDRAAQIELLQLLVQIASENNLGEGVIVKIKFNIIASLYDYNPNLATYMKPEMWQKCLDCINELMDILFANPNIFVGENILEESENLHNADQPLRVRGCILTLVERMDEEFTKIMQNTDPHSQEYVEHLKDEAQVCAIIERVQRYLEEKGTTEEICRVYLRRILHTYYKFDYKAHQRQLTPPEGSSKSEQDQAENEGEDSAVLMERLCKYIYAKDRTDRIRTCAILCHIYHHALHSRWYQARDLMLMSHLQDNIQHADPPVQILYNRTMVQLGICAFRQGLTKDAHNALLDIQSSGRAKELLGQGLLLRSLQERNQEQEKVERRRQVPFHLHINLELLECVYLVSAMLLEIPYMAAHESDARRRMISKQFHHQLRVGERQPLLGPPESMREHVVAASKAMKMGDWKTCHSFIINEKMNGKVWDLFPEADKVRTMLVRKIQEESLRTYLFTYSSVYDSISMETLSDMFELDLPTVHSIISKMIINEELMASLDQPTQTVVMHRTEPTAQQNLALQLAEKLGSLVENNERVFDHKQGTYGGYFRDQKDGYRKNEGYMRRGGYRQQQSQTAY from the exons ATGTCGCGGTTTTTCACCACCGGTTCGGACAGCGAGTCCGAGTCGTCTCTGTCGGGGGAAGAGCTCGTCACCAAACCTGTCGGGGGCAACTACGGCAAACA GCCGTTGTTGCTGAGTGAGGATGAAGAAGATACCAAGAGAGTTGTCCGAAGTGCCAAGGACAAGAG GTTTGAGGAGCTGACCAATCTCATCCGGACCATCCGTAATGCCATGAAGATTCGGGATGTCACCAAGTGCCTGGAAGAGTTTGAGCTCCTGGGAAAAGCATACGGGAAGGCTAAGAGCATTGTGGACAAGGAAGGTGTCCCCCGGTTCTATATCCGCATCCTGGCTGATCTAGAGGATTATCTTAATGAG CTATGGGAGgataaggaagggaagaagaagatgaaCAAGAACAATGCCAAGGCCCTGAGCACCCTACGCCAGAAGATCCGAAAATACAACCGAGATTTCGAGTCCCACATTACAAATTACAAGCAG AACCCTGAGCAGTCTGCGGACGAAGACGCCGAGAAGAACGAGGAGGATTCAGAAG GCTCTtcagatgaggatgaggatgaggacgGAGTCAGTGCTGCAGCTTTCctaaagaagaaatcagaagctCCTTCTGGAGAGAGTCgcaagttcctcaaaaagatGGAG GATGATGAGGAGGACTCAGAAGACTCAGAAGATGATGAAGACTGGGATACGGGTTCCACATCTTCTGACTCTGactcagaggaggaagaagggaagcagACAGTGCTAGCTTCAAGATTccttaaaaa GGCCCCCACCACAGAGgaggacaagaaggcagctgagAAGAAGCGGGAGGACAAAGCCAAGAAGAAGCACGATAGGAAATCTAAGCGCctggatgaggaagaggaagacaatGAAGGCGGGGAGTGGGAAAGGGTCCGGGGTGGAGTGCCCCTCGTTAAG GAGAAGCCAAAAATGTTTGCCAAGGGAACCGAGATCACCCACGCTGTTGTCATCAAGAAGTTGAATGAGATCCTACAGGCACGAGGCAAGAAGGGAACAGATCG TGCAGCCCAGATTGAACTGCTACAGCTATTGGTTCAGATTGCGTCTGAAAACAACCTGGGGGAGGGCGTCATAGTAAAGATCAAGTTCAATATCAttgcctctctctatgactaCAACCCGAACCTAGCCACGTACATGAAG CCTGAGATGTGGCAGAAGTGCCTGGACTGTATCAATGAGCTGATGGACATCCTGTTTGCAAACCCCAACATCTTTGTTGGAGAGAACATCCTGGAGGAAAGTGAGAACCTTCATAATGCTGACCAG CCACTGCGTGTCCGTGGCTGTATCTTAACCTTGGTGGAACGAATGGATGAAGAATTTaccaaaataatgcaaaatactGATCCCCACTCCCAAG AGTATGTGGAGCATCTGAAGGACGAGGCGCAGGTGTGTGCCATCATCGAGCGCGTGCAGCGCTACCTGGAAGAGAAGGGCACCACCGAGGAGATCTGTCGAGTCTACTTGAGGCGCATCCTCCACACCTACTACAAATTTGATTACAAGGCCCACCAGCGGCAGCTCACCCCCCCAGAGGGCTCCTCAAAG TCTGAGCAAGACCAGGCAGAGAATGAGGGCGAGGACTCAGCTGTGCTGATGGAGAGGCTGTGCAAGTACATCTACGCCAAGGACCGCACAGACCGCATCCGCACGTGTGCCATCCTTTGCCACATCTACCACCATGCCCTGCACTCCCGCTGGTACCAAGCCCGGGACCTCATGCTCATGAGTCACCTGCAAGACAATATTCAGCATGCGGACCCACCAGTACAG ATCCTGTACAATCGCACCATGGTGCAGCTGGGCATATGTGCTTTCCGCCAAGGCCTGACCAAGGACGCTCACAATGCCCTACTGGACATTCAGTCAAGCGGCCGGGCCAAGGAGCTTCTGGGCCAGGGGCTGCTGTTGCGGAGCCTGCAGGAGCGCAACCAGGAGCAGGAGAAGGTGGAGCGGCGCCGGCAGGTGCCCTTCCACCTACATATCAACCTGGAGCTGCTGGAGTGTGTTTATCTGGTGTCTGCCATGCTCCTGGAGATCCCTTACATGGCTGCCCATGAGAGTGACGCCCGCCGACGCATGATCAGCAAGCAGTTCCATCACCAGCTGCGGGTGGGCGAGCGGCAGCCCTTGTTGG GTCCCCCTGAGTCCATGAGAGAACACGTGGTTGCTGCCTCCAAGGCTATGAAGATGGGCGACTGGAAGACCTGTCACAGTTTTATCATCAATGAAAAGATGAATGGCAAAGTGTGGGACCTTTTCCCTGAGGCTGACAAAGTCCGAACCATGCTGGTTAG GAAGATCCAGGAAGAATCACTGCGAACCTACCTCTTCACCTATAGCAGTGTCTATGACTCCATCAG CATGGAGACTCTATCTGACATGTTTGAACTGGACCTGCCCACTGTACACTCCATCATCAGCAAGATGATCATTAATGAGGAGTTGATG GCCTCTCTGGACCAGCCAACGCAGACTGTGGTGATGCACCGCACCGAGCCCACTGCCCAACAGAACCTGGCCCTGCAGCTGGCTGAGAAGCTGGGCAGCTTGGTGGAAAATAATGAGAGGGTGTTTGACCACAAGCAGGGTACCTATGGTGGCTACTTCCGAG ACCAGAAGGACGGCTACCGCAAGAACGAGGGCTACATGCGTCGGGGCGGGTACCGCCAGCAGCAGTCTCAGACAGCCTACTAA